The following are from one region of the Oscillatoria sp. FACHB-1407 genome:
- a CDS encoding DUF2834 domain-containing protein, giving the protein MSVPKLIYLGLAILGLVLPWYHNWQFFSTGSLIDFINASSANLAAKSVSLDLFITTLSGSIWMYVESKRVGIKLVWLYILLGFLIAFAFAFPLFLFLREAELEKTIELGQ; this is encoded by the coding sequence ATGAGTGTCCCGAAGTTGATTTATCTGGGCTTAGCCATTTTAGGACTGGTACTACCTTGGTACCACAATTGGCAATTCTTTAGCACTGGCAGTTTGATTGATTTTATAAATGCAAGTTCAGCCAATCTTGCTGCAAAATCCGTCAGCTTAGACCTGTTTATTACTACTCTGTCAGGTTCGATATGGATGTATGTAGAATCTAAACGAGTGGGAATCAAGCTCGTATGGCTATACATACTCCTTGGCTTTCTGATTGCCTTTGCCTTTGCGTTTCCGCTCTTCTTATTTTTGCGAGAAGCAGAGCTAGAGAAAACAATTGAGCTGGGGCAATAA
- a CDS encoding GrpB family protein — protein sequence MSVRVEVVPYCQAWPDAFEIEAQRIVTALDENVVAVYHIGSTAIPNIYAKPIIDLLVVVHDITQVDEQIEAMEALGYEALVEFGIPGRRYFRKNNELGVRTHHVHTFESNSSEIERHLAFRDYMIAHPEDAHQYSELKRELVKNLHWSDIEGYMDGKNEFIKEMEQRAIAWRRSRLLKNPT from the coding sequence ATGTCGGTAAGAGTTGAAGTCGTTCCCTACTGTCAAGCATGGCCTGATGCATTTGAGATAGAAGCACAGCGCATCGTGACGGCATTAGACGAAAATGTAGTGGCAGTTTATCACATTGGTAGCACTGCTATCCCCAATATCTACGCTAAACCCATCATCGATTTGCTGGTTGTAGTTCACGACATTACACAAGTTGATGAACAAATTGAGGCAATGGAAGCATTAGGCTACGAAGCTTTGGTCGAATTTGGCATTCCCGGTCGGCGTTACTTCCGCAAAAATAATGAGCTAGGTGTGAGAACACATCATGTGCATACGTTTGAATCCAATTCCTCGGAAATAGAGCGGCATTTGGCGTTTCGAGATTACATGATTGCTCATCCTGAAGATGCTCATCAATATAGTGAACTTAAACGCGAATTGGTGAAGAATCTGCACTGGAGCGACATTGAAGGCTACATGGATGGCAAAAACGAGTTCATTAAAGAGATGGAGCAACGTGCGATCGCCTGGAGAAGATCTCGCTTACTGAAGAATCCAACCTAG
- a CDS encoding Tn3 family transposase, which yields MPTVQDTAYPRLRTNLSRKELDSIYTPNGDELSLAKRITRGRVANLGFLILLKVFQRLGYPVFLSDVPAAIISHIVAVSRLSASSQELLNYDQSKTRKRHALVIREYLSLQPYKAAAQQTAQAAMEFAILSKHDLVDLINIAIEELVRQRYELPGFTTLERLARRTRAAANQTLFNQFTQNLNLSEKAQIDALFQVDEETQISAWNRLKQEPGKPSATHLVGLVKHLEWLKPLQLGTALLVNLPEVKLKHFADEALQLDAGRMKQLESRKRYTLAAILLKMQYAQTLDDLSEMLIRRMQQMHHKGKEALAAYRLKAQSTADALITILRDIVLALSDEGSRAQKFEATAQLIKDRAQTILEQCETLLNYTGHNYYSFLQDFYKGQRAGLFRLLAVLPLRSSTQERSIEVAIQFLRDHQDTRSATLSTVLEQPDENSPAPKLDLDWIPQNWWALVTGQRSRTNYPREIHRRHFEVCVFSQIMLELKSGDLYVEGSHEFADYYRQLLDWKICQKSLKEYGLQVNLPTETTALIEHTQHWLSQTAQDTDQRFPDNVDVDFHKNRLVIRKAKKKDPKGLAELTALITQRIPPVNLLDTLIDTELWLNWTRCFKPKSGHDAKLEHPIARYLASTFCYGCNLGSTQAARSLENFDRKQVAYVNQRHIDEAKLLAANTAIINAYNRFSLPKHWGDGSRAAVDGTKWDIYENNLLAEYHIRYGGYGGIAYYHVSDTYIALFSHFIPCGVWEAIHLLDGLLNNQSDIQPDIIHGDTQAQSATVFALAYLLGIKLMPRIRNWKDLSLYRPKRSAKYKNIDNLFSETVNWELIELYLPDMLRVALSVKEGKIRAATILRKLGTNSSKNRLYQAFHELGCAVRSGFLLQYINDAELRATIQATTNKSEAFNGFAKWLSFGGNVLSTNNR from the coding sequence GTGCCTACGGTTCAAGATACTGCTTATCCTCGTCTCAGAACGAATTTGTCGCGGAAGGAATTAGATTCGATTTACACGCCCAACGGGGATGAACTGAGTCTGGCAAAGCGGATCACCAGAGGGAGAGTGGCAAACCTGGGATTTCTGATTTTGCTGAAAGTTTTTCAACGACTGGGCTACCCAGTTTTCTTATCAGACGTGCCCGCCGCCATTATCAGTCACATTGTTGCCGTCAGTCGGCTTTCTGCATCCAGTCAGGAGTTGCTCAACTATGACCAGTCTAAAACTCGTAAGCGTCATGCGCTCGTGATCCGCGAGTATTTGAGCTTGCAACCGTACAAAGCGGCGGCTCAACAAACGGCACAAGCAGCCATGGAATTCGCAATCTTGAGTAAACACGATTTGGTCGATTTGATTAACATTGCGATCGAAGAACTGGTACGCCAACGCTACGAGCTACCCGGTTTTACCACCCTAGAGCGGTTAGCCCGTCGCACTCGTGCTGCTGCCAACCAGACTCTGTTTAATCAGTTCACTCAGAATTTGAACCTCAGCGAAAAAGCCCAAATCGACGCACTGTTTCAAGTCGATGAAGAAACCCAAATCTCTGCCTGGAACAGGCTCAAGCAAGAGCCAGGAAAGCCCAGCGCAACGCATTTGGTCGGGTTGGTTAAACACCTTGAATGGCTGAAACCCTTGCAACTCGGAACTGCACTGCTCGTCAATCTCCCCGAAGTCAAGCTGAAACACTTTGCCGATGAAGCACTGCAACTGGATGCAGGGCGCATGAAACAACTGGAAAGCCGGAAACGCTATACTCTGGCAGCGATTCTCCTCAAGATGCAGTATGCCCAGACTTTAGATGATTTGAGCGAAATGTTGATTCGGCGAATGCAACAAATGCATCACAAAGGTAAAGAAGCCCTTGCAGCCTATCGCCTGAAAGCCCAGTCCACGGCTGATGCTCTGATCACCATTCTGCGTGATATTGTGCTTGCCTTGAGCGATGAAGGCAGCCGGGCACAAAAATTTGAGGCGACGGCTCAACTCATTAAGGATCGCGCCCAAACGATTCTCGAACAATGTGAAACTTTGCTGAATTACACGGGGCACAACTACTACTCGTTTTTACAGGACTTCTACAAAGGTCAACGAGCCGGGCTGTTTCGTTTGTTAGCCGTGTTGCCCCTTCGCTCCAGCACTCAGGAACGATCGATCGAAGTCGCAATTCAGTTTTTACGAGATCATCAAGACACGCGCAGTGCCACACTCTCAACGGTGCTGGAGCAGCCCGATGAAAATAGTCCTGCTCCAAAGCTAGACCTCGACTGGATTCCACAGAACTGGTGGGCTTTAGTCACAGGACAGCGATCCCGCACGAATTACCCTAGAGAAATTCATCGTCGGCATTTTGAAGTCTGTGTGTTTTCTCAAATCATGCTGGAACTGAAATCGGGCGATCTCTATGTGGAGGGTAGCCATGAATTTGCGGACTATTACAGGCAATTGCTGGACTGGAAGATCTGTCAAAAAAGCTTGAAAGAGTACGGTTTACAGGTAAATCTACCAACAGAAACGACTGCTCTCATTGAACATACGCAACACTGGTTGAGCCAAACGGCACAGGACACTGACCAACGCTTTCCTGATAACGTAGACGTTGATTTTCACAAAAATAGATTAGTCATTCGCAAAGCTAAGAAGAAAGACCCCAAAGGACTGGCAGAATTGACAGCACTAATTACCCAAAGAATTCCCCCTGTCAATCTGCTCGATACCCTGATTGACACCGAGTTATGGCTCAACTGGACTCGCTGCTTCAAACCCAAATCCGGTCATGATGCGAAGTTGGAACACCCGATCGCCCGTTATCTTGCCAGCACCTTCTGCTATGGCTGCAATCTTGGCTCAACTCAAGCCGCTCGATCGCTGGAGAATTTTGACCGCAAACAGGTGGCTTACGTCAATCAGCGTCACATTGATGAAGCCAAATTGCTGGCGGCAAACACTGCCATTATCAACGCTTACAACCGCTTCAGCTTACCTAAGCACTGGGGCGATGGCAGTCGCGCCGCTGTCGATGGCACCAAGTGGGATATCTACGAAAACAACTTACTGGCGGAATACCATATCCGTTATGGGGGTTATGGCGGTATCGCTTACTATCATGTCTCTGACACCTACATCGCGCTGTTTAGTCATTTTATTCCCTGTGGGGTCTGGGAGGCAATTCATCTCCTCGATGGCTTACTCAATAATCAATCTGATATTCAACCTGATATTATTCATGGGGATACTCAAGCTCAAAGTGCTACGGTTTTCGCTTTAGCTTATTTGCTCGGTATCAAACTGATGCCCAGAATTCGCAATTGGAAGGATTTAAGCTTGTATCGTCCCAAGCGTTCTGCCAAGTATAAAAACATTGATAACTTATTCTCAGAAACCGTTAATTGGGAGTTGATTGAACTGTATTTGCCGGATATGCTTCGAGTCGCTTTGTCTGTAAAAGAGGGGAAGATTCGAGCTGCCACAATTTTGCGAAAACTGGGCACCAATAGCAGCAAAAACAGGCTTTATCAAGCC